A genomic window from Candidatus Kouleothrix ribensis includes:
- a CDS encoding GNAT family N-acetyltransferase, producing the protein MIRGTIVNLRPVTPDDLAVLDARTNDAGFVGEFNDFGLRPVGTYSQRFAEDGMLSERHGTLLVELADGTPIGDVSYHQVAYGPNAGGRVYNIGIALAPEQRGKGYGTAVQRLLAEYLFATYPIMRVEASTDLANLAEQRALEKAGFTREGVLRQAQWRNGGWHDMVVYSKLRGE; encoded by the coding sequence ATGATTCGTGGCACGATTGTGAACCTGCGCCCGGTGACACCCGACGACCTGGCGGTGCTCGATGCGCGCACCAACGACGCCGGCTTCGTGGGCGAGTTCAACGACTTCGGCCTGCGCCCGGTTGGCACCTACTCGCAGCGCTTCGCCGAAGATGGCATGCTCAGCGAGCGCCACGGCACCCTGCTGGTCGAGCTGGCCGATGGCACGCCGATCGGCGATGTGAGCTATCACCAGGTGGCGTATGGGCCGAATGCCGGCGGGCGGGTGTACAACATCGGCATCGCGCTGGCGCCCGAGCAGCGCGGCAAGGGCTACGGCACGGCGGTGCAGCGCCTGCTGGCCGAGTATCTGTTCGCCACCTACCCGATCATGCGCGTCGAGGCCTCGACCGACCTGGCCAACCTGGCCGAGCAGCGCGCGCTCGAGAAGGCCGGCTTTACGCGCGAGGGCGTGCTGCGCCAGGCCCAGTGGCGCAACGGCGGCTGGCACGATATGGTGGTGTACAGCAAGCTGCGCGGCGAGTAA
- a CDS encoding transglutaminase domain-containing protein, with the protein MNMLIAMLVRRLRPRIGWGQFVLALGATLCCALAAADGKPALPAAGFVWAGLGGLMIGLRLGRPGRADARPRLPTPARYAWWAGRAALTLAALLALGTLLVIAAADTLPPAALALQDLAALAGWVAAAWRRTAGWADLPAMRSWSFLAATLPRFWAELQAAPNAGPRGARLIVLAGGIAGTWASALVLGWALARERSVFSWALPTLATIGFTAIIGNGAGIELIFGLVLLLLLALAVGARRRAHGWEQSSTDYSDEITVDTLAWGAAVIMLVMVLALLIPTSLSNPIASLLWRDVELPSGIAALDRNLQRSQRQPVPVNIGISQLPALQLGQSLEGSPPTAVILRVRVGAPLPPGPWPRYWRARVFNFYMGTNWTTNANIGQFPASAIDAGGLPGAIVQEIDDLRSDRTILAALPDVLAIDLAAQGERLPDGALAALTAPGTATHYRVLSRPQELAAPPRFDGPPPDLSSYLVLPAGYPQRVADLAVAVAGSRTTPYQRALALEAYLRGLNYTYTVQPIPIGGDAVEQFLFTMRAGYCTYYASAMAVMARSLGIPARLAIGYATGEYDQASGAYLVRESDAHAWPELYIDGRWLPFEPTPIRVLPARTSGASAATPTPAPAPAEQPGTQGLLIWAVVLAIVAGLAALGLWWGRWQRPRPLVLDVQARLERDGGRAGVPWPAGATLHEYSALLAPRIGAAASELTLVVELVEQARYSGQPLPADQEGRLRRAAARVLEHLRAAQR; encoded by the coding sequence ATGAACATGCTCATCGCGATGCTCGTCAGGCGGCTGCGGCCGCGCATCGGCTGGGGCCAGTTTGTGCTGGCGCTAGGCGCCACGCTCTGCTGTGCGCTGGCCGCCGCCGATGGCAAGCCTGCGCTTCCGGCTGCCGGCTTCGTCTGGGCCGGGCTGGGCGGGCTGATGATTGGGCTGCGGCTGGGCCGGCCGGGCCGCGCTGATGCCCGGCCCCGGCTGCCCACGCCCGCGCGCTATGCCTGGTGGGCCGGCCGGGCCGCGCTGACGCTGGCCGCGCTACTGGCGCTCGGCACGCTGCTGGTGATCGCCGCAGCCGATACGCTACCGCCGGCCGCGCTGGCCCTGCAAGATCTGGCTGCGCTCGCGGGCTGGGTGGCGGCGGCGTGGCGCCGCACCGCCGGCTGGGCTGATCTGCCGGCTATGCGCAGCTGGTCGTTCCTGGCCGCCACGCTGCCGCGCTTCTGGGCCGAACTACAGGCCGCCCCCAACGCAGGCCCGCGCGGCGCCCGCTTGATCGTGCTAGCCGGCGGGATCGCAGGCACCTGGGCCAGCGCGCTAGTGCTCGGCTGGGCGCTGGCGCGCGAGCGCAGCGTTTTCAGCTGGGCGCTGCCGACCCTGGCTACAATCGGGTTCACCGCGATCATTGGTAACGGCGCTGGCATCGAGCTGATCTTCGGGCTGGTGCTGCTGCTGCTGCTGGCGCTGGCGGTTGGTGCGCGCCGGCGCGCGCACGGCTGGGAGCAGAGCAGCACCGACTACTCCGACGAGATCACCGTCGACACACTCGCCTGGGGTGCGGCCGTGATCATGCTGGTTATGGTGCTGGCGCTGCTGATCCCCACCTCGCTCAGCAACCCGATTGCCAGCCTGCTCTGGCGCGATGTCGAGCTGCCTTCGGGCATCGCCGCGCTCGATCGCAATCTACAACGGTCGCAGCGCCAGCCGGTGCCGGTGAACATCGGCATCTCGCAGCTGCCCGCGCTCCAGCTCGGCCAATCGCTCGAGGGTTCGCCACCGACAGCGGTGATCTTGCGCGTGCGGGTTGGCGCGCCACTGCCGCCTGGGCCATGGCCGCGCTACTGGCGCGCGCGCGTGTTCAACTTCTACATGGGCACGAACTGGACTACCAACGCGAACATTGGGCAGTTCCCGGCCAGCGCAATCGACGCCGGCGGGCTGCCCGGCGCAATCGTGCAAGAGATCGACGATCTACGCAGCGACCGCACCATTCTGGCTGCGCTCCCCGATGTACTTGCGATCGACCTTGCCGCGCAGGGCGAGCGCCTGCCCGACGGCGCGCTGGCGGCGCTGACGGCGCCAGGCACGGCTACGCACTACCGGGTGCTCTCGCGCCCGCAAGAGCTGGCGGCGCCGCCGCGCTTCGATGGCCCACCGCCCGATCTGAGCAGCTACCTGGTGCTGCCCGCCGGCTACCCGCAGCGCGTGGCCGACCTGGCGGTGGCGGTGGCTGGCTCGCGCACCACGCCCTACCAGCGCGCGCTGGCGCTCGAGGCCTACCTGCGCGGCTTGAACTACACCTACACAGTGCAGCCGATCCCGATCGGCGGCGATGCGGTCGAGCAGTTCCTGTTCACTATGCGCGCAGGCTACTGCACATACTATGCCTCGGCCATGGCGGTGATGGCACGGAGCCTGGGTATCCCGGCACGCCTGGCGATCGGCTATGCTACCGGCGAGTACGACCAGGCCAGCGGCGCCTACCTGGTGCGCGAGTCCGACGCACACGCCTGGCCCGAGCTGTATATCGATGGGCGCTGGCTGCCGTTCGAGCCAACCCCGATCCGCGTACTGCCGGCCCGCACATCGGGCGCCTCAGCTGCAACGCCTACGCCGGCCCCGGCGCCGGCCGAACAGCCGGGTACACAAGGGCTGCTGATCTGGGCTGTGGTGCTGGCGATCGTCGCGGGGCTTGCGGCGCTGGGGCTGTGGTGGGGCCGCTGGCAGCGCCCGCGGCCGCTGGTGCTCGATGTGCAAGCCCGGCTCGAGCGCGATGGTGGGCGGGCCGGTGTGCCCTGGCCGGCCGGCGCGACGCTGCACGAGTATAGCGCGCTGCTCGCGCCACGCATCGGCGCGGCCGCCAGCGAGCTGACCCTGGTGGTCGAGCTGGTTGAGCAGGCGCGCTACAGCGGCCAGCCGCTGCCCGCCGACCAGGAAGGGCGCCTGCGCCGTGCGGCCGCACGTGTGCTAGAGCACCTGCGCGCCGCGCAGCGGTAG
- a CDS encoding ATP-binding protein: MTPANPFTERARITTPEHFAGRWSELGLIFERIEGGRPVLVSGTPGIGKSSLLTHITQAAAVNLEIPELRAYYLDMHAAEDAAQIYATLARSLGQAGDTLAALELGLVAVGDPVLICLDNAQAALAAGWGEGLLEALARVARGGQLMLVVAMVGTPPPLSERFALLTLGALAQTEVRLLAETYLDGTGVEFSGQELREIADLSAAHPAYVQRAAYYLFEHKLNPQVDWRVAYRTEARDRPIPGAPLPPSVFEGGSLQQLAQSSYGGERRSQQAARPELLALPEAQPLVSLLIGLVAAVLAYLSSGSWLLALAVALAVSIVYTVWSRPRRAG, encoded by the coding sequence ATGACGCCAGCCAACCCATTCACCGAGCGCGCGCGTATCACCACCCCCGAACATTTTGCCGGGCGCTGGAGCGAGCTCGGGCTGATCTTCGAGCGGATCGAGGGCGGCCGGCCGGTGCTTGTATCGGGCACGCCGGGGATCGGCAAATCGTCGCTCTTGACCCATATCACGCAGGCGGCGGCGGTGAACCTCGAGATCCCCGAGCTGCGCGCCTACTACCTCGACATGCACGCGGCCGAGGATGCCGCGCAGATCTACGCGACACTGGCGCGATCACTTGGGCAGGCCGGCGATACACTTGCGGCGCTGGAACTCGGCCTGGTGGCGGTTGGCGATCCTGTGCTGATCTGCCTCGACAACGCACAGGCCGCGCTTGCGGCCGGCTGGGGCGAAGGCCTGCTCGAGGCGCTGGCGCGCGTGGCGCGCGGCGGCCAGCTGATGCTGGTTGTTGCAATGGTGGGCACGCCGCCGCCGCTGAGCGAGCGCTTCGCACTATTGACGTTGGGCGCGCTGGCGCAGACCGAGGTGCGCTTGCTGGCCGAGACCTACCTTGACGGCACGGGGGTTGAGTTTAGCGGGCAAGAGCTGCGTGAGATTGCAGATCTGAGCGCGGCGCACCCGGCGTATGTGCAGCGCGCGGCCTACTACCTGTTCGAGCACAAGCTCAACCCCCAGGTCGATTGGCGCGTGGCGTATCGAACCGAGGCGCGCGACCGCCCGATTCCCGGCGCGCCGCTGCCGCCTTCCGTATTCGAGGGTGGCTCGCTCCAGCAGCTGGCGCAGTCGAGCTACGGCGGCGAGCGCAGATCGCAGCAGGCCGCGCGCCCCGAGCTGCTGGCACTCCCCGAAGCCCAGCCGCTGGTAAGCCTGCTGATCGGGCTGGTCGCAGCGGTGCTGGCCTACCTGTCTAGCGGCAGCTGGCTGCTGGCGCTGGCCGTGGCGCTGGCTGTGAGTATCGTGTACACGGTGTGGTCGCGCCCGCGCCGCGCGGGCTGA
- a CDS encoding response regulator, with protein MTTRILVVDDEPAIGKLLIYQLAEFGYQVSYIQNGLLALQRMLAERPDLVLLDVMMPLISGWEVCRQIRTCSTVPVIMLTAKSADVDIVTGLSVGADDYLTKPFSMAQLHARIEAVLRRSAPARNPGSLAARSDANSADAVAPYIELPLMAELSEPAPDAHARQPVRTGPQVRAARLARGYTLHQAERECNVRWEFLQAIEQENWDYIPRHELHQTISTYGEYLHLETSALYEQAHAYSRPRTAMRYAVIFIVVLAVVMIGLYLL; from the coding sequence ATGACAACCCGCATTCTTGTTGTCGATGATGAGCCTGCGATTGGGAAGCTGCTGATCTATCAGCTGGCCGAGTTTGGCTACCAGGTAAGCTATATTCAGAACGGGCTGCTCGCGCTCCAGCGCATGCTAGCCGAACGCCCCGACCTGGTGCTGCTGGACGTGATGATGCCGCTCATCAGCGGCTGGGAGGTCTGCCGGCAGATCCGCACGTGCTCAACCGTCCCTGTGATCATGCTGACGGCCAAGAGCGCGGATGTCGACATCGTTACGGGCCTGAGCGTCGGCGCCGACGACTACCTGACCAAGCCGTTCAGCATGGCCCAGCTGCACGCCCGGATCGAGGCGGTGCTGCGCCGCTCGGCACCGGCCCGCAACCCTGGCTCGCTGGCGGCCCGCAGCGACGCGAACAGTGCCGATGCTGTGGCCCCATATATCGAGCTGCCGCTCATGGCCGAGCTGAGCGAGCCGGCGCCCGACGCGCACGCGCGCCAGCCGGTACGCACGGGGCCGCAGGTGCGCGCAGCCCGGCTGGCGCGCGGCTACACGCTACACCAGGCCGAGCGCGAGTGCAATGTGCGCTGGGAGTTCCTTCAGGCGATTGAGCAAGAGAATTGGGATTACATCCCACGCCACGAGCTGCACCAGACGATCTCGACCTATGGCGAGTACCTCCATCTCGAAACCTCGGCGCTCTATGAGCAGGCGCATGCCTACAGCCGGCCGCGTACAGCCATGCGCTATGCCGTGATCTTTATCGTGGTGCTTGCCGTGGTGATGATTGGGCTCTACTTGCTGTAG
- a CDS encoding HEAT repeat domain-containing protein, whose amino-acid sequence MAVLNLVERFRPHNDLDSYRRKLAGEINRQSLLRLLPALADLPLELTDPQGRACQIGAMLRQTRHCTIAGPSGGGRRLALLQYALRWAGAPEGSHPLPLLVRLPIIDDGIAPPAHILAAFIRMAELPGEIRPGREPRSLFRRSQPEALDPPQSIVLLVDGLDDVPAERREAWRTALLQTAQSNSTTHMLVTLPEHEPAWPGFGALTLATVTPAILASWVEHLTPPQHRAKVLAALESQPRLRPLRERLFEIALLAWLAPTSAMPESRAELYALALARMLELRTDQLDTSGDVAALQLLAAYDELPARVPAALAEPGRDGRPHFQHPHIRRYLAARQLVGEGRPDLIAELDLAEQSELALLLTTMLDDPAPLYPLLWEAGRRDADYLMILGRCLRERAPGNTAWALRIVAALAQIARDYPPPAAARADRLLRECLDALQLDLGAIVSADASIERFLGRLIELLPADLAAAASKQLILHTAMPEAFGWQLADRMLEHAELALPISAPIPSSDGVLARWIYLHALHPAQQRHALEPALAARALRAFGASGAGDTRILRAATAVIEDAALAPEVREAAIEALATNAQPTTQTVLERASADTNIGVRRAALTVLGRFDPTRAEIAWGRAAVDRSVDWELRLAAIQSLSTNLTINTAHLLALCASDARLPLFARLQAISSLGRHPIGHPELLQLLNRSDASEVARAAAARTLGTAGYAPAQRDLIRLLDSPVAAHTLIEGCCAGLGALKQPDAVDPLLALIERSYQDPTLTTAAIVALGQIGDARASEPLGRLLGAEALARLQRNLTPRLLQLPIESCIDNSAIPSRIIEHLASVLANTVTPEVQPTTLGEFLAGAADRVRAAAARALVALGGNTARAPLLAALLDDTAGSAATDIIAALAELDTTEDAEIFGYLLESSEVSSLTRWLVVQQLTSHPGGEPLMTRALSNSALDPFTRGALAEGLGQRQARAALPLLQQLADEPSTDAHLRSQAILGMGLLNDPSTEAILLRIACDTSEDVTLRGLAADYLPAQIGPESRRALRELLRGERQPAQLVIGALRTLGRAHDREALPLMLRYCQDTSTAIVQAAIDALVDMADGSVAPVLVRIAQQPNADHALRLQAVGALLKIGGEGYRPLLHSYMQQGALPFRLLALEALIGADTPPEELHAMLGEQSWPATLRLRILEYLAGDIAAAPLLVQMLESDTDVPQLRALAADSLGRLRWQAATPVLTRLAQSADTAIAIRLRCIAALRVLATNAGWAVIGRLAEDDKQPSAIRTHALAALCSIG is encoded by the coding sequence ATGGCTGTGTTGAATCTTGTCGAACGCTTCCGCCCCCACAACGACCTCGACAGCTACCGCCGCAAGCTGGCCGGCGAGATCAACCGCCAGAGTCTGCTGCGGCTGCTACCCGCGCTGGCCGATCTGCCACTCGAGCTGACTGATCCGCAGGGCAGGGCATGCCAGATCGGCGCGATGCTACGGCAGACGCGGCACTGCACGATCGCCGGCCCCTCGGGCGGCGGCCGCAGGTTGGCCCTGCTGCAGTATGCGCTGCGCTGGGCTGGCGCGCCCGAAGGTAGCCACCCGCTGCCGCTGCTGGTGCGCCTGCCGATTATCGATGACGGAATCGCGCCACCTGCGCACATCCTGGCCGCCTTCATCCGCATGGCCGAGCTGCCGGGCGAGATCCGGCCGGGGCGCGAGCCGCGCTCGCTGTTCCGGCGCAGCCAGCCCGAGGCGCTCGACCCGCCCCAGTCGATCGTGCTGCTGGTCGACGGCCTCGACGATGTGCCGGCCGAGCGGCGCGAGGCCTGGCGCACGGCGCTTTTGCAGACGGCGCAGAGCAATTCTACCACGCACATGCTGGTTACCCTGCCCGAGCACGAGCCGGCCTGGCCCGGCTTTGGCGCGCTGACGCTGGCCACTGTCACGCCGGCCATCCTGGCCTCGTGGGTCGAGCATCTGACACCGCCACAGCACCGCGCGAAGGTGCTGGCCGCGCTCGAGAGCCAGCCGCGGCTCCGGCCGCTGCGCGAGCGCCTGTTCGAGATCGCGCTGCTGGCCTGGCTGGCGCCAACCTCGGCCATGCCTGAGTCGCGCGCCGAGCTATATGCCCTGGCGCTGGCGCGTATGCTCGAGCTGCGCACCGATCAGCTCGACACCTCGGGCGATGTGGCCGCGCTCCAGCTACTGGCGGCCTACGACGAGCTGCCGGCGCGTGTGCCGGCCGCGCTGGCCGAGCCGGGCCGCGACGGCCGGCCGCACTTTCAGCACCCGCACATCCGGCGCTACCTGGCCGCCCGCCAGCTGGTCGGCGAGGGCCGGCCCGACCTGATCGCCGAGCTTGATCTGGCCGAGCAATCCGAGCTGGCGCTGCTGCTCACCACCATGCTCGACGACCCGGCGCCGCTCTACCCGCTGCTGTGGGAGGCTGGGCGGCGCGACGCCGACTACCTGATGATCCTCGGGCGCTGCTTGCGCGAGCGCGCACCCGGCAACACCGCCTGGGCGCTGCGCATCGTCGCGGCGCTGGCGCAGATCGCCCGCGACTACCCGCCGCCCGCAGCGGCACGCGCCGATCGGTTGCTGCGCGAATGCCTGGACGCGCTGCAGCTCGATCTGGGCGCGATCGTCAGTGCCGACGCAAGCATCGAGCGCTTCCTGGGCCGGCTGATCGAGCTGCTGCCGGCCGATCTGGCCGCCGCCGCAAGCAAGCAACTGATCTTGCACACCGCGATGCCCGAGGCGTTTGGCTGGCAGCTGGCCGATCGGATGCTCGAGCACGCCGAGCTGGCCCTGCCGATCTCGGCGCCCATCCCTAGTAGCGATGGGGTACTGGCGCGCTGGATCTACCTGCACGCGCTGCACCCCGCCCAGCAGCGGCACGCGCTCGAGCCGGCCCTGGCGGCCCGCGCACTGCGCGCGTTCGGCGCCTCGGGCGCGGGCGACACACGCATATTGCGCGCGGCTACCGCCGTGATCGAAGACGCCGCCCTGGCGCCAGAGGTGCGTGAGGCCGCGATCGAAGCGCTTGCGACCAACGCTCAGCCAACCACCCAGACCGTGCTCGAGCGTGCCAGCGCCGATACAAACATCGGCGTGCGGCGGGCCGCGCTCACCGTGCTGGGGCGCTTCGACCCGACACGTGCCGAGATCGCCTGGGGCCGCGCCGCCGTCGACCGCTCGGTCGACTGGGAGCTACGCCTGGCCGCCATCCAATCGCTGAGCACGAATCTGACGATCAACACAGCTCATCTGCTGGCACTATGCGCCAGCGACGCGCGCCTGCCGCTGTTTGCGCGGCTGCAGGCGATCAGTTCGCTCGGCCGCCACCCGATCGGCCACCCCGAGCTGCTCCAGCTGCTCAATCGCAGCGACGCCTCGGAGGTCGCGCGCGCGGCGGCAGCGCGTACGCTCGGCACGGCCGGCTACGCCCCGGCGCAGCGCGACCTGATCCGCCTGCTCGATAGCCCCGTGGCCGCACACACGCTGATCGAGGGCTGCTGCGCCGGGCTTGGCGCGCTGAAGCAGCCTGATGCCGTCGACCCGCTGCTGGCCTTAATCGAGCGCTCGTACCAGGATCCAACGTTGACAACCGCAGCGATTGTGGCGCTTGGCCAGATCGGCGACGCGCGGGCCAGCGAACCGCTGGGCCGGCTGCTTGGCGCCGAGGCACTCGCGCGGCTCCAGCGCAACCTGACGCCCAGGCTGCTCCAGCTGCCGATCGAGAGCTGCATCGATAACAGCGCGATCCCATCGCGCATTATCGAACACCTGGCCAGCGTGCTGGCCAACACCGTCACACCCGAAGTGCAGCCAACCACACTCGGCGAGTTTCTGGCCGGCGCGGCCGATCGTGTGCGCGCGGCGGCGGCGCGCGCACTGGTGGCGCTGGGCGGCAACACTGCCCGTGCGCCGCTACTGGCCGCGCTGCTCGACGATACGGCTGGCAGTGCTGCCACCGACATAATCGCCGCGCTGGCTGAGCTTGATACAACCGAAGACGCCGAGATCTTTGGCTATCTGCTCGAATCCAGCGAGGTCAGCTCACTCACGCGCTGGCTGGTGGTGCAGCAGCTCACCAGCCACCCCGGCGGCGAGCCGCTCATGACCAGGGCGCTGAGCAACAGTGCGCTCGACCCATTCACGCGCGGCGCACTGGCCGAAGGGTTGGGCCAACGCCAGGCACGCGCGGCGCTGCCGCTGCTCCAACAGCTGGCCGACGAGCCTAGCACCGATGCGCATCTGCGGTCACAGGCGATCCTCGGGATGGGGCTGCTGAACGACCCGAGCACCGAGGCGATCCTGCTGCGGATCGCCTGCGACACCAGCGAGGATGTGACGCTGCGCGGGCTGGCAGCCGACTACCTGCCGGCGCAGATCGGCCCCGAGAGCCGCCGCGCACTACGCGAACTGTTGCGCGGCGAGCGCCAGCCCGCGCAGCTGGTGATCGGCGCGCTACGCACGCTGGGCCGCGCGCACGACCGCGAGGCGCTGCCGCTCATGCTGCGCTACTGCCAGGACACATCGACCGCGATCGTCCAGGCCGCAATCGACGCGCTGGTCGACATGGCCGACGGGAGTGTCGCGCCGGTGCTGGTGCGGATCGCCCAGCAGCCCAATGCCGACCACGCGCTCCGGCTGCAGGCAGTCGGCGCGCTGCTCAAGATTGGTGGTGAGGGCTACCGGCCGCTGTTGCACAGCTACATGCAGCAGGGCGCGCTGCCGTTCCGGCTGCTGGCGCTCGAGGCACTGATCGGCGCCGACACGCCACCCGAAGAGCTGCACGCCATGCTCGGCGAGCAGAGCTGGCCGGCCACGCTGCGGCTGCGCATCCTCGAGTATCTGGCCGGCGATATAGCCGCCGCGCCGCTGCTTGTGCAGATGCTCGAGTCCGACACCGACGTGCCGCAGCTGCGCGCGCTCGCGGCCGATTCGCTGGGGCGCTTGCGCTGGCAGGCGGCTACCCCGGTGCTTACCCGGCTGGCCCAGAGCGCCGATACCGCAATTGCGATCAGGCTGCGTTGCATCGCGGCACTGCGCGTGCTCGCAACAAACGCCGGATGGGCTGTGATCGGGCGGCTGGCCGAAGACGACAAACAGCCGAGCGCGATTCGCACGCATGCACTGGCGGCACTATGCAGCATTGGCTAA
- a CDS encoding DUF3524 domain-containing protein: MSAILLLNPFHAGSHAAVAEGYAARSRHTVTVLPLSQAGGWRWRMRGAAVTLARRLREQMREDRSATRPGLVVATDMLDLATFLGLTRDLIGGVPAALYMHENQLTYPLPAGRARDLAFPWINYTSALAADALFFNSAFHRAAFLAALPGLPGRYHDHHELDLIDAIGAKSQLLPPGIDLARLDQPEPPEPGTRQHPDHPDSPPGAPIILWNSRWEYDKGPAAFFAALRALAARGVDFRVVVVGEQIDPNEPNFQAARAWLGERVLAWGYLPDLQSYRAWLWRADIVVSCAVQEFFGISVIEAMYCGCVPILPRRLSYPELLPPALHAGCLYDDQDDLVEKLHHAIRNLPALRACDFRSVAARYDWRELAPEYDARFEALQR, encoded by the coding sequence ATGAGCGCGATCCTCCTGCTTAACCCATTTCATGCCGGCTCGCACGCGGCGGTGGCCGAAGGCTACGCGGCGCGCTCGCGCCACACGGTAACTGTGCTGCCGCTCTCGCAGGCCGGCGGCTGGCGCTGGCGCATGCGCGGCGCGGCGGTGACGCTGGCGCGCCGCCTGCGCGAGCAGATGCGCGAGGATCGATCGGCCACCCGCCCCGGCCTGGTCGTCGCGACCGATATGCTCGACCTGGCGACATTCCTCGGGCTGACGCGCGACCTGATCGGCGGCGTGCCGGCCGCGCTGTATATGCACGAGAACCAGCTAACCTACCCGCTGCCGGCCGGCCGCGCGCGCGATCTGGCGTTCCCGTGGATTAACTACACCAGCGCGCTGGCCGCCGATGCGCTGTTCTTCAACTCGGCGTTCCATCGCGCGGCCTTCCTGGCGGCGCTGCCGGGCCTGCCTGGGCGCTACCACGACCATCACGAGCTCGATCTGATCGACGCGATTGGTGCGAAGTCGCAGCTGCTGCCGCCAGGGATCGACCTGGCCCGGCTCGACCAGCCCGAGCCGCCAGAGCCAGGCACCCGGCAGCATCCCGATCATCCTGACTCGCCGCCGGGTGCGCCCATTATTCTGTGGAACAGCCGCTGGGAGTACGACAAGGGGCCGGCGGCATTCTTCGCGGCGCTGCGGGCGCTGGCCGCACGCGGGGTCGATTTTCGAGTGGTGGTGGTGGGCGAGCAGATCGACCCGAACGAGCCGAACTTCCAGGCCGCGCGCGCGTGGCTGGGCGAGCGCGTGCTGGCCTGGGGCTACCTGCCCGATCTGCAATCCTACCGCGCCTGGCTGTGGCGAGCCGACATTGTGGTGAGCTGCGCGGTGCAGGAGTTCTTCGGCATCAGCGTGATCGAGGCGATGTACTGCGGCTGCGTGCCGATCCTGCCGCGCCGGCTGAGCTACCCCGAGCTGCTGCCGCCGGCCCTGCACGCCGGCTGCCTGTACGACGATCAGGATGATCTGGTCGAAAAGCTGCACCACGCCATCCGCAACCTGCCCGCGCTGCGCGCGTGCGACTTCCGCAGCGTGGCGGCGCGCTACGACTGGCGCGAGCTGGCGCCTGAGTACGATGCGCGATTCGAGGCGTTGCAGCGCTAA
- a CDS encoding DUF3048 domain-containing protein, with the protein MLTSKPALLLMLTLISGSILAACGGQPSAPAPTAAPTSVPATSVPTAAPPTSAPTAAPPAPTSPPAATPAPNPGVDPITGAPGLARGAVVRRPIIVMIDNHPEAYPQSGLDHAAVVFEALAEFGVTRFMAVLAPGITPDVPTIGPVRSTRLYFAQWAMGFHALYAHAGGSPQGLELVEATDQLVNLDALHNNASQYFVRSDSRDAPHNLYTSSTRLAQAATDLGMAELVDPTIGFLFKADAPAALRPKQQQLRYFFIYREDDAGWEYDPQTNGYARLRRGKPARDAESGKQLWTKNVVVMEVSEQKIDGDPKGRIEQAVVGSGRARVFSDGIEREVTWRKDAAAAPLGFFDADGSEVRFNAGPIWIAAVPALDNLTVSGAP; encoded by the coding sequence ATGCTCACCTCAAAGCCTGCACTTCTGCTGATGCTCACGCTGATCAGCGGCTCGATACTGGCTGCCTGCGGCGGCCAGCCTAGCGCACCCGCACCGACGGCGGCGCCAACCAGTGTGCCCGCCACTAGCGTGCCAACCGCCGCGCCACCAACCAGCGCACCGACGGCAGCCCCGCCCGCACCGACCAGCCCGCCGGCTGCCACACCCGCACCTAACCCCGGAGTCGACCCGATCACCGGCGCGCCGGGGCTGGCGCGCGGCGCAGTTGTGCGGCGGCCGATCATCGTCATGATCGATAACCACCCCGAAGCCTACCCGCAATCGGGGCTCGACCACGCGGCGGTGGTGTTCGAGGCGCTGGCCGAGTTCGGCGTCACGCGCTTCATGGCCGTGCTGGCGCCCGGCATCACACCCGACGTGCCCACGATCGGCCCGGTGCGCAGCACGCGGCTGTATTTCGCGCAGTGGGCCATGGGCTTTCACGCGCTGTATGCCCATGCCGGCGGCTCGCCACAGGGGCTTGAGCTGGTCGAAGCCACCGACCAGCTGGTGAATCTCGACGCGCTGCACAACAATGCCAGCCAGTACTTCGTGCGCAGCGACAGCCGCGACGCGCCCCACAACCTGTATACCAGCAGCACCAGGCTGGCGCAGGCCGCCACCGATCTGGGCATGGCCGAGCTGGTCGACCCGACGATCGGCTTTCTGTTCAAGGCCGATGCGCCCGCAGCGCTGCGGCCCAAGCAGCAGCAGCTACGGTACTTCTTCATCTATCGCGAGGACGACGCCGGCTGGGAGTACGACCCGCAGACGAACGGCTATGCCCGTTTGCGCCGCGGCAAACCCGCGCGCGACGCCGAGAGCGGCAAGCAGCTGTGGACCAAGAATGTGGTGGTGATGGAGGTGTCTGAGCAGAAGATCGACGGCGACCCGAAGGGCCGGATCGAGCAGGCGGTGGTGGGTAGCGGGCGTGCGCGCGTATTCAGCGACGGCATCGAGCGCGAGGTGACATGGCGCAAGGATGCGGCGGCGGCGCCGCTGGGCTTCTTCGACGCCGATGGCAGCGAGGTGCGCTTCAACGCCGGGCCGATCTGGATCGCGGCGGTGCCGGCGCTCGACAACCTGACGGTTTCGGGTGCTCCGTAG